A window of Nitrospirota bacterium genomic DNA:
GCATGAAGATTGACGAGGCAGTACCTTCGACCCCTGTAGAGGTTCTCGGATTGCCTGATGTCCCGCAGGCAGGTGATTCATTTATTGTTGTTGAAGATGAGAGAAAAGCAAGAAACATTGCCCTTTTGAGAGAACAAAGACAGAAGAGCGAAGCGATTTCAAAAGTCAGGAAACTTACACTCGATGACCTGTATGCGAAGATAAAAGAAGGGGCGGTGAAAGAACTCCCACTTATTGTGAAGGCAGATGTTCAGGGTTCTGTAGAGGCGGTTAGAGATGCACTTGAGCGTCTTGGCACAGATGCAGTTAAGGTAAAAATGATACATGGTTCTGTAGGGGGTATTACAGAGACTGATGTGATGCTTGCCTCAGCATCAAACGCTATAATCATAGGTTTTAATATAAGACCTGAACCAAAGGCAAGTTCACTCGCGGAGAAAGAGGGTGTTGATATAAGGTTATACAATGTTATATATGATGCTATATCAGATGTAAGGGCTGCCATGGAAGGACTCCTTGAACCTACATTCAAAGAAAAGGTCGTAGGGAGGGCAGAAGTCAGACAGACATTTAACATATCGAAAGTAGGGACAGTCGCTGGATGTTATGCTGTAGATGGTCTTATATCAAGGAGTAATACCTCTGTCAGGGTTATCAGAGATAGCGTAGTAATATATGAGGGTAAGATTGCCTCACTCAGGCGATTCAAGGAAGATGTAAAAGAGGTTCAGTCAGGATACGAATGTGGCATACTGGTTGAGAATTTTAATGATATAAAGATAGGAGATATACTTGAGGTCTTTACGACCGAAAAGGTAGCAGCCAAACTTTAAATAACCTAAATTGAGCGGTTCTTTTAAGACTGTCATTGCGAGGAAGAGATTCCTCGTGGAGTTTATCCTGAGCAGAAAAGCGAGATTCTTCGCTCCGCTCAGAATGACATGCGAAGGACTCGGGATGACAGTTTTGAAGGGTTTATGTTCGTTGGCATCCTCACAATAGATATCCATATTCCTGAAAACGACTCCCTTAAGTGGAAGAGGCATGTCTTACAAAGTATAAAGGACAGAGTAAGAAACAACTTCAATGTATCTATATCTGAGGTTGATAATAGTAACCTCTGGCAGCGAACTACTATAGGGGTTGCTGTAATCAGCAACGATAGGACTCATATCAACCAGACTCTGCAAGGAGTTATCTCAACAATAGACAGAATACCATCAATAGAGATAATAGACTACCGCATAGAGATGATGTAAGTTCTTAAAATTTTTTGGTTTGATTACTATGTTTCATTCATATAAGCGATCTGAGAGGGTTGGTGACCTCATACGCCGTGAGATAGCAGACATCATCATGCATAAGACTAAGGATCCGAGGATAGGTTTTATTACGGTTACTGGGGTTGACCTCAGCAATGACCTGAGACATGCAAAGGTATATATCAGTGTGTACGAGAGAGAGACTGAGGGTACAGAGGAAAATACGCTACAGGCTTTAAAGAACGCTACAGGATTCATAAGAGGTGAACTCTCTAAGAGGATCAGGCTGCGATTTATGCCTGAGATAGTATTTAAACTTGATAAATCAGCGGAATATGGTGAGAAGATTGAGCGTTTATTGAGGGGACAGAATGAATAAAATAATAGAGATTATCAACAGAAATTCTACTTTTCTCATAACTACCCATATAAATCCAGAGGGAGATGCAATTGGTTCAGAGCTTGCACTATTTCTTATTCTTAAGAAATTGGGTAAGAAGGCTATGATATTAAACAGTGACACTGTTCCTCTTATATACCGCTTTCTTCCCCATTCTGAGGCAATTGTTGTATCAAACCCTGAACTTGTTTCAGGGCTATCCGGCGACTACGATGTCCTCTTTATTGTTGATTGCGGAGACCTCGAAAGAACAGGGTTAAGGATTGAAGGGATAAGGGGTAAGATTGCGGTGATTGACCATCATATAACGAGCAAGCCATTTGGAGACCATTCGTGGATCGAACCCTCAGCATCTTCAACAGGCGAGATGATATATGAGCTTGCTGTCTCACTCGGGGTTAATATTGATACCGATATAGCTATAAACCTTTATACATGTATACTTACAGATACAGGGTCATTCAGATATTCAAGCACAACACCAAAGGCACTAAAGATTGCAGGTTTACTTCTGGAGAAGGGCATAGATCCATGGAGAGTTACAGAAGAGGTCTATGAGTCCCAATCTCTTAACAGAATAAGATTACTTGGTATGGTTCTCTCAAAGATAGAAATCAGTGACGATGGGAAGATTGCATGGATTGTTGTTACACAGGATATGTACAGAGATACCGCAACAACAGCTGAGGATACAGAAAATTTTGCGAATTATCCTCGTGCTATCAGAGATGTAGATGTATCAATATTTTTCAGAGAACTTGAGAATGGTAGGTTTAAGATAAGTTTCAGGTCAAAGGGTCATATAGATGTCTCTGCAGTTGCACAGATCTTTGGTGGAGGTGGACACCACAACGCTGCTGGATGTGTTATTGAAGCAGGACTTGATGATGCGAAGAGAATGGTGATAAGTGCAGTAGAGAATATTATTAGGTCTGTTTAATGACGAGATTGCTTCGCCTTCTGCTCGCAATGACAATCCTTCTCAGTCATTGCGAGGCACGGAGTGCCGAAGCAATCTAAAAGTATTGAAATCCAAATGGATGTGGTCATAAACATAAACAAACCTGAAGGGATTACCTCACAGGGTGTGGTAAACAGGGTAAAGAGGATGCTATGTATAAAAAAGGCAGGACATACAGGAACCCTCGACCCTTTTGCTACAGGGGTGCTACCAGTATGCACAGGGAAAGCCACAAAGCTCTTTAGTAGACTGATAAACTCAGACAAGGAATACATCGCAGCCATCAAGATAGGCGAATCTACTGATACCGAAGATTCGTCAGGGACAATTATACAAGCCGTCAATACCAGTCATATAACAGAGGGTATGGTTATGGATGCCCTACAGAGATTTAAAGGTAGCATATCACAGATTCCACCAATGTATTCTGCACTAAAATTAAATGGAACTCCTTTATATAAATTAGCGCGTAGAGGTATAATTGTAGAAAGGAAGGCAAGGATAATCACTATACATCATATAGAAATACTCGGTATCGCTCTTCCTTTTATTACACTGCATATCCACTGCTCTGCAGGGACATATATCCGAACACTTGCTTATGATATAGGTAGCGTTCTCGGTGTGGGAGGGCATCTGGTTTCCTTGAGTCGAATCAGGGCAGGGCAGTTCAGGATAGAAGACTCTATCAGACTGGATGAACTTGCATCATACACAAAAGAAGGAAGGACACCGAAGGGTATGTATTCTCTTGAACAGGTACTTTTAACAATGAGCAATTAATAATTGCGTAATTTGAGATAATATACTTTACAGGTCGCTGTGTCTTATGTTAAGGTATACAATAAAATTTCAGGGAAGGTGGTGAATAAATGCCCCTACAGAAGGAAAAGAAAAGAGACCTTATCGCTAAATACAGACTTCATGATACGGATACCGGGTCTCCAGAGGTGCAGATAGCCTTGCTCAGTGAGAGGATCAATTATCTTATGGAACATTTCAAATTCCACAAAAAGGATTCTCATTCAAGAAGAGGGCTTCTCATGATAGTCGGACAGCGGAGGCGTTTATTAGATTATCTCAAAGATAACGATGCAGAACGCTATAAAAGGTTGATAGCACGCCTTGGTATCAGGAAATAAGGTAAAGGAAATTTTCAATATATTGAAAACTGATGGACAGGATCTTATAATGCTGAAGAAGATGGGTATAAATATAAGGGATACTGAACTTTCGTTGGAGACAGGACGTATCGCAAAGCAAGCAGATGCCTCAGTGAGTGTGCAGTATGGCGATACTATAGTGCTTGCTACCATTGTGTCATCAAAAGAGCCGTGGGATGGATTTGGTTTTTTTCCCCTGACTGTAGATTATCAAGAAAAGGCGTATGCAGCAGGAAAGATCCCGGGAGGCTATTTTAAAAGAGAGGGAAGACCTACCGAGAAAGAGATACTTACCTCAAGGCTGATAGATAGACCCCTTCGTCCATTATTTACTGATGGATTCTGCAATGAGACACAAATTATTGTGTCAGTGCTTTCTTATGGCGATGAAAACATATCTGATATTCTCGGAATAATAGGGACATCTGCCGCACTTACCATCTCTGAGATTCCATTTCTCGGTCCAATTGGAGCGGTCAGGATAGGCAGGATTGGTGATAAATTTATAATCAATCCCGACCTTTCAGAAGTAGAAGAATGCAGTATTAATCTCATAGTTGCTGGAACAGAAGAATCCGTTGTTATGATTGAGGGAGGAGCAAATGAGGTGAGTGAATCTGAAATGATACAGGCTATTCGTATCGCACATCAGAGTATTAGAGAAATAGTTGAACTACAGAAAAAATTTGGAGCAATCTATGCTGTCGAGAAGAAAGTGATTCCACCTCTGATTATAGAGGAAGATATTAAGCGCGCTGTGGAGAGGATTGCCAGTGAAAAGATAAAAGAGGCTATCAGGATTCCATATAAACAGAGACGTCAGAATGCACTGGATAGTATCCTGAATGAGACAATACTGATCCTGAATTCGAGTTCAGGACAAGACCTAGAAAGAGATTATTCGCGAGAGATTAGTGCAGTCTTTTTTAATCTTGAGAGAGATGAGGTAAGGGGAATGATTCTCCGTGATGGTGTGAGGGTGGATGGTAGAGGACCGGGAGATATACGTCCTATCTCCTGTGAGGTTGGAGTGCTTCCGAGAGCTCATGGTTCAGCGATATTTACAAGAGGTGAGACACAGAGCCTTGTTGTCGCTACACTTGGCACATCTGAGGATGAACAGCGTATAGATGCGCTCGAGGGTGAATCCACAAAGGCATTCATGCTACATTATAATTTTCCACCATTCAGTGTTGGTGAGGTTAAGCCCTTAAGGTCCCCTGGCAGGAGAGAAATAGGACATGGTGCACTGGCAGAGAGAGCACTGAGACCTGTTATTCCAGATAAGACAGAATTTCCTTACACAATAAGGGTTGTATCCGATATTCTTGAATCTAATGGGTCTTCTTCGATGGCTACAGTCTGTGGAGGGACACTTGCTCTCATGGATGCAGGTGTTCCAATAAGGTCTCCGGTAGCAGGGATAGCCATGGGGCTTATTAAGGAAGGTGACAAAACAATAGTTCTCTCAGACATATTAGGACTTGAGGACTACCTTGGAGATATGGACTTTAAGGTAGGAGGCACAGAAAATGGTATAACAGCCTTTCAGCTTGATGTAAAGATTACAGGTATAAGTCTTGACATTATGGAAATGGCACTTGAGCAGGCGAGAGAAGGTAGATTACATATCCTCAAAAAGATGACGGAGGTGATTTCTTCTCCAAGGCCAAAACTTGCTGCACATGCACCAAGGATATACACCATACAGATTAAGCCTGAGAAGATAAGAGATGTTATAGGAACAGGTGGTAAGGTTGTAAGGAGTATAATTGAACAAACAGGCGTTAAGATAGATATAAATGATAATGGCATAATAAATATAGCCTCACTGGATGAGAGTGCAGCTCAGAAAGCAATAGAAATCATTAATGGTATAGTAGCAGAGGCAGAGGTAGGGAAGATATATCTCGGTAAGGTAAAAAGGTTAGTTGATTTTGGTGCATTTGTTGAAATTCTCCCAGGCACAGAAGGACTTGTTCATATCTCGCAGATTTCAGACCACAGGGTAATGCGGGTATCTGATGAACTTCGTGAGGGTGATGAGATACTCGTAAAAGTCATAGAGATAGATAAGCAGGGAAAGATAAGATTGAGTCGGAAAGAAGCCCTCAGAGAGTCAGATGATGTTAAAAGAGCAAGGGATCGCACCACTGTGCGTAAATAATCCTTAAATTAGCATATAAAGGGTCTATGACCCGTAGGGATTTTCAAATCCCTTTTTTTATGTCTGTAAAACCATGTATAGACAATACACCCTTGACAATGGTATCCCCGTAGTCTTTGATTTGATGTATGATGTCCACTCAGCGGCTGTTGGGGTCTGGGTAAAGATTGGTTCAAGAGATGAGATCGAGGATAAAAATGGTATATCACATTTTATAGAACACATGTTCTTTAAAGGGACAAAGACGAGGACTGCACAAGATATAGCCATCGAGATTGATTCCATAGGAGGGGAACTGAATGCATTTACATCAAAAGAAGAAACTACATTCTATACAAGGGTGCTTGACGAACACCTCACGACAGCTATCGACTTACTTGCCGATATTTTTCTTAATTCTGTGATTGATGTGCAGGAACTTAAAAAGGAAAAAAGAATAATAATCGAAGAGATCAAGATGGTCGAGGATACACCAGATGAGTATGTTCATGATCTCTTATATGAAGTTGCATGGGGTCGTAGTGCCCTTGGCAGACCTGTTCTTGGAAGAAAGGAAACCGTGACATCGTTTACCAGAGATGATTTAGTTGATCACATTAAAAACTTTTATACATCTCGTGATATTGTTATTGCTGCTGCAGGAAACATAAACCCTGATAGCCTATTCTTGGCGCTCAACAGATCGTTCGGTAAGATACCGTATATTAATAATAAAAGAGAATATCAATCGCCACAATTCTCTAAAGGCATCCTTATGAAAAAAAAGAAGTTAAAAGAGGTTCACATATGTATTGGTGTTGAGGGTATAAGGTATGATAATGATGACAGATATGCAGTGATGTTGTTAAATGCGATGTTTGGTGGAAGTGTGAGCTCGAGACTATTTCAAGAGATAAGGGAGAATCGAGGACTTGTGTATACGATATCCTCTTATCCTGTATTTTATCGTGATACAGGTCTTCTTATAACATATGCAGGAACAGGGAAATCAAAGGCAGGAGAAGTAATAAGGCTTATTATTCAGGAGATGCGAAAATTAAAAGAAGAGAGAGTAAAAGATGCAGAACTCAGGAGGGCAAAGGAACACATAAAAGGGGGATTGCTTTTCGCTCTCGAGAGTACAAGCCACAGGATGGTCCAGATAGCACGCAATGAGATATGTTTTGGCAGGCAAATTACAACAGAAGAGATAGTGCAAAATATAGAGGATGTCACAACCGAGAAGATACAGGAGATCGCAGAGAGTATTTTTAAAAATGAATCAATTGCGATAACGGTGTGTGGTGCAATAAACCACCTTGATTTAAAAGAAGAAGATATAAAGTTATGAGACTCCAGAGAGGCCTTGTACACATATATACAGGAAAAGGAAAAGGAAAGACAACCGCCGCATTCGGGCTCGCAATGAGGGCTGTTGGAGAAGGGCTTAAGGTCTTAATCATCCAGTTCTTGAAAGGAAGGGTTCCTTTAACGGGGGAGGCAGCGATTGCAAAGGTTATGTTCCAGAGCATTGAGATCTTGAGATTCAATGACCAGGTGCATCCCCTATTTGCTGGCAGGAATTCTGATGAGAATAAACTTAAAGAATCTATAGCCTCAGCCTTTGCCATTACAAGAAAGAAAATAGAGAGCGGCGAGTATGATCTTGTAGTGCTGGATGAGATAAATAATGTTATTAAGGGAGGATGGCTTTCGGTGGCTGAGGTGGCGGAATTGATAAAGAACAAGCCTGTTCACACGGAACTTGTGCTTACTGGAAGGAATGCACCAAAAGAATTAATAGATATCTCTGACTATGTAACTGAAATGAAGATGATAAAACATCCCTCTAAGACTGGGATAAAGGCAAGGAGGGGAATTGAATACTAAAAGTCAGAAGTCAGATAAAAAGACTTCGCAACTCACAACTCATAACTCAAGACTTATCTTTATCACTGGTGGGGTAAGGTCAGGGAAAAGTGAATACGCAATGAGCATGGCTGAAGTTATTGATGGCAGAAAGGCGTTCATTGCAACCGCAGAGTCTCTTGATGATGAGATGGCTGAGAGAATAAAGAGACACAGAGAACGACGTAATCAATCATGGGATACCTATGAGGCACCACTTGATATGTATTCAACACTGAGAGATATAAGTGAAAATTATTCTGTAATACTGATTGACTGTATTACGCTCTGGCTTTCAAATCTTATACTTTCAGGTAAGAATGCAGACAATATCTTTATAATAGTTGACGAGTTTTTGAGGATTATAGCAACCTGTAATTCAACAGTGATAGTAGTATCGAATGAAGTTGGGTGGGGGATAGTCCCTGATAATCGAATTGCGAGAGAGTTTCGGGACACTGCAGGAAGGGTAAATCAGATGATTGCATCAGCTGCTGACAGTGTTTATATGGTTATATCAGGAATACCGCTGAGACTTAAATAAAAGGAATCAAGAAGTCCAGAAAATAGCCGAGGCATCTTGCTGAAGAAATTCAGAAATCAAAAATTTTGCATTTTGATTTTTGAATTTTTATACATTTTCGTCATGAGCCTAACAATATTTAACAGCATTATAACCGCATTTAAGTTTCTGACTATTCTGCCTCTTGGAGGCTATCTACCAGATGAACGGGCAATCGGTAAGTCTATTGTCTTTTTCCCATTTGTTGGTATAACGATAGGTGGTATTCTATACATCTCTGACTATCTTTTATCGACGATATTTACTCGTTCTGTTGTTGATGCACTCTTGATTACAGTCCTTGTAATCATCACGGGTGGATTGCATATAGATGGTTTTGCTGATACTGTAGATGGGATTGCAGGAGGAAAGAACCCACAGGACAGGTTGAGAATTATGAAGGAAAGCAATATCGGTGCTGTTGGAGTGAGTTGTGTTGTGCTTTTACTGTTGATTAAGTATTCAGCCCTTTTATCAATTATAGAGGTACAAAAGGGTGGTGCACTACTTATGGCACCTATGATTAGTCGGTGGTCACAGGTTCAAGCCATCTGTATGGGCAAGTCTGCGAGGGAGGATGGACTTGGCAGGATTTTTATTGAAAATGGTAGTGCCGTCAAATTCCTGTTTGCGACAGCCTTTGTGACATCCATGACTATATTTGTTCTACCATTAATAAAGGTGTTATTACTGCTTGCAATAATTTTTATTATATCTCTCATTTTCCTTGTCTTCTTTAACAGGATGTTCAACGGTGTAACCGGGGATGCTATAGGATCGGTAAGCGAGATAAATGAGGTTATTGTGCTGCTGGTTTTACTGGCGATGCAATAACGTCAAAGGATGTTGTGCTATGACTACATTGTATCTCATCCGTCATGGTGAGGTGGTTAATGCGTGGGAGAAGAGGTATAATGGACAGATAGATGTGCCACTGACCCAGTATGGGATAGAACAGATCAAAGATATTTCAAGAAGGCTTGATGGTGTGGACATAAAGGTGATATATGCCACAGGGTTGATACGGACAGTTAGGGGCGCTGAGATAATAGCAGAAAGACTGAAGAGGATCCCTGTTATCATAAAGGAGGAGCTCAAGGAACGAAAACTCGGGAAGTGGGAAGGTCTTACGCTCAATGAAATCATAGAGCAGTATCCTGAGGGGTGGAGCGCATGGAAGGCTGACATGATGAATTACAGACCACCAGGTGGAGAAAGTCTCAGAGAATTGAGTGATAGGGTAGTGCCTGCTGTAAGAGAATTAATCACTTTGCACAAGGGAGAAGAAATTGTAATAGTCGGGCATGGAGGGGTTAATAGGGTTATCATCTGTGAAGCATTGAACCTTTCCCCTGAAAACTTTTACAGGATAGAACAGAAATATGGGGCGTTGAATATCATTGAATACTTTGATGACGGCAAGACGGTAGTAAAATTGATGAACGGTTGAAATCACTAACTGACTGTTTTTGTTGATTTCCATGCATGGTATATTCTCTGGATGGCAGTGATATGTGTCAGGACAAGCAGTATCCAGAGGGTTTCTTCAAGTAATCCAGTTATTGCCCCAGCACTGAGAAGGATTATTCTCTCAGGCCTTTCCATCAAGCCTATATTACAGTCGATCCCGAGTCCCTCTGCCCTTGCCCTTGTATAGCTTATAAGGAACGATCCGAGCATCACACCAAATGTGACCAGCGTATATAAAATGCTATTGTTAGAGATGTAATAAACCATTAATCCACCAAACAGAGCTGCATCAGAATATCTGTCAAGCACAGAGTCGAGGAATGCACCAAATCTTGTGGTCTTCCCTGAATTTCTTGCAAGTATTCCGTCAAGGAGGTCAAAACTACCTGCTAACAGTATAAGTATACCTGCGAGTTTTGGCAGTTGGAATATAAATGATGCTGATGCGATAAGGTTTATTAAAAATCCTGTTAGTGTAAGACTGTTAGGACTGAGAATTCCATTGAGTGACAGGATGTTCGCTATAGGAGCTAATAGTTTATCAAGGCTATGCCCGAGTTTTTCACCCAGCAACTACCGCTCCCTCTTACCTGCAATAAATTCTTCCACCATTTCTCTTGCTGTTACATCGTGAAATTGTTTTAGGGGGTGTTTCATAAAATATGCCGAAGCAGATGTCAATACTCCTCCAACCTTTCTGTCCCTTGCAAGTTTACAGCATCTAATGGCATCAATTACTATCCCTGCACTATTCGGTGAATCTTCTACAGAAAGTCTTAATTCAAGGTGCATGGGGACGCTACCAAATCCTCTACCCTCAAGCCTCAAAAAGCATATCTTGTTATCATTCTGCCACTGTACATAATCAGAAGGACCTATATGTATGTTCTCCTCATCAAGTGGGAGATCAAGCTCTGATTGAACTGCCTCAGTCTTAGATATCTTTTTTGATCTGAGTCGGCTGCGGTTGAGCATATTGAGAAAGTCTGTGTTTCCCCCTACATTCAACTGGTAAGTCCTATCCAGTTTTACACCTCTGTCTACAAAAAGTTTGGAAAGCATTCTATGTATAATTGTTGCACCTATCTGAGATTTTATGTCATCTCCTATTATCGGGATAGACTTCTTCTCAAATCTCTTTACCCAGTTACTGTTAGATGCTATAAAAACAGGAACACAGTTTATAAAGCTAACTCCTGTACTCAGGGCAGCCTCTGCATAAAAGGCTGTGGCTTTTTCAGAACCAACTGGGAGATAATTGACTATAATATCGGTGCCACTTTTCTTAAGCACCTTTTTTATATCGCATGGTTTTTCCTTTGCAATCACAAATCTTCTGTCTTCAGGATAATCTTTCATATGTTCGGAGACACCATCCAGAACTTCTCCCATATTCACTATAACCCCGTTATCAGGGACATCAGGGAAAAAAGTCAAAGTGCAGTTTGGTTTTGCAAATATTGCCTCATTTAGTGGTCTCCCGACTTTTCTTTTGTCGATGTCAAATGCTGCTACTATCTCTATGTCCTCAGGTATATACCCACCGAGATTATAGTGCATAAGCCCTATTGACTGTTTGTATTCATCTCTGGTAATGGATTTGTAATACTCTATACCCTGAATGAGAGAGGATGCACAGTTGCCTACACCTACTATAGCGACCCTTATCTTTCCCACTATGCCAATTCCTTTACGATTTAATCCTCTTCAAAAAGAAAAGGAGTTCATCAAGCTGAAACTCCTCAAGATTCAAATCATCAAGCAGACGATTTAATACATCTCGATAATGTGTCCTTACTCGTTCAAATATTCTATAGACTGTATCCTTATCTATCCCTGTAAGCTTGGCGGTTGTCCTTATACTATTCCCTTCCGCAAGATACCTTAATGCCTTCAATATTGTGACTTCATCTGTGTGGAGTCTGAAGAATATAGAGTTTCTTCGCTCTGAGAAACGGAAATTGCAGGTTTTACACCTGAGGAGTCTTCTTCCCCTTTTACCATAAATATCGTAAAAGGTGATATTACCTCCACCTTTTTTCCCGTAGTCCCTGCATTCTTTATTGGGACAATAAAAATCTTTTATTCTCACAAGGTTATTTTATATAATATAA
This region includes:
- a CDS encoding inositol-3-phosphate synthase is translated as MGKIRVAIVGVGNCASSLIQGIEYYKSITRDEYKQSIGLMHYNLGGYIPEDIEIVAAFDIDKRKVGRPLNEAIFAKPNCTLTFFPDVPDNGVIVNMGEVLDGVSEHMKDYPEDRRFVIAKEKPCDIKKVLKKSGTDIIVNYLPVGSEKATAFYAEAALSTGVSFINCVPVFIASNSNWVKRFEKKSIPIIGDDIKSQIGATIIHRMLSKLFVDRGVKLDRTYQLNVGGNTDFLNMLNRSRLRSKKISKTEAVQSELDLPLDEENIHIGPSDYVQWQNDNKICFLRLEGRGFGSVPMHLELRLSVEDSPNSAGIVIDAIRCCKLARDRKVGGVLTSASAYFMKHPLKQFHDVTAREMVEEFIAGKRER
- a CDS encoding helix-turn-helix domain-containing protein, yielding MRIKDFYCPNKECRDYGKKGGGNITFYDIYGKRGRRLLRCKTCNFRFSERRNSIFFRLHTDEVTILKALRYLAEGNSIRTTAKLTGIDKDTVYRIFERVRTHYRDVLNRLLDDLNLEEFQLDELLFFLKRIKS